A window from Candidatus Delongbacteria bacterium encodes these proteins:
- a CDS encoding TlpA family protein disulfide reductase — protein MNSNNNIELNNGISLNSDNEKNTVKELIEANPGKVIYVDFWAPWCPPCIHYMQYSKQLITDFKNKDVEFAFICINSNEDLWREKLKELEIGGLHIFCDSETTRTIRKRFGFSGIPYYLLIDKEGVIVDFGLHLNPQIGTVKTQIEELLK, from the coding sequence TTGAATTCGAATAACAACATTGAATTGAATAATGGAATTTCGCTTAATTCGGATAATGAAAAAAACACAGTTAAAGAATTGATTGAGGCGAATCCGGGCAAAGTAATTTATGTTGATTTTTGGGCTCCATGGTGTCCTCCATGTATTCACTACATGCAGTATTCAAAACAATTGATTACTGACTTCAAAAACAAAGACGTAGAATTCGCTTTCATTTGCATTAATAGCAATGAAGATTTATGGAGAGAAAAGCTAAAAGAATTAGAAATTGGAGGATTACATATATTCTGTGATTCTGAAACCACGAGGACGATTAGAAAAAGATTCGGTTTTTCGGGCATTCCATATTATTTACTTATCGATAAAGAAGGGGTAATTGTCGATTTTGGATTGCATTTAAATCCGCAAATTGGAACTGTTAAAACGCAAATTGAAGAATTATTAAAATAA